In Magnetococcales bacterium, a genomic segment contains:
- the gatB gene encoding Asp-tRNA(Asn)/Glu-tRNA(Gln) amidotransferase subunit GatB codes for MANDPYYETIIGLEVHAQMRTRSKIFCGCATTFGAEPNTQICPVCAAFPGVLPVLNGELVQMAIRTGLAIDGTIRHRSEFARKNYFYPDLPAGYQISQFELPIIEHGGLTIFPEGGEKKRIGITRIHMEVDAGKSLHEGIPGASWIDLNRTGTPLLEIVSEPDLRSSREAGDYLKKLRSILRYLQVCDGNMEEGSFRCDANVSVRRRGETRLGTRTELKNLNSIRNVMRAIDYEADRQIDLIESGGRIVQETRLWDAGLNASRPMRGKEEAHDYRYFPEPDLPPLSITRERIEAIARRMPELPDAKGTRFIADFGLSEYDAGVLTSSREMAMFFEETVAQGAAPKTAANWITVELLGRLNRDGTEIEQSPVSPGRLGRLLRLIQNGAISGKIAKQVFDLMFETDADPERIVAERGLEQVRDSGAIEAAVVKVLADNPLQVQQYRDGKTKVVGFLVGQVMKATQGKANPAAVNAILKAKLEG; via the coding sequence ATGGCGAACGATCCCTACTACGAGACCATCATCGGGCTCGAAGTTCATGCCCAGATGCGGACCCGCTCCAAAATATTCTGCGGTTGCGCCACAACCTTCGGGGCCGAACCCAATACCCAGATCTGTCCTGTTTGCGCCGCCTTTCCCGGGGTCCTGCCGGTCCTCAACGGGGAACTGGTTCAGATGGCCATCAGGACCGGATTGGCCATCGACGGTACCATCCGCCATCGTTCCGAGTTCGCCCGGAAAAATTATTTCTACCCCGACCTTCCCGCCGGTTATCAGATTTCCCAGTTCGAACTTCCGATCATCGAACACGGAGGGCTGACGATCTTTCCGGAAGGCGGAGAAAAAAAACGGATCGGCATCACCCGCATCCACATGGAGGTCGATGCGGGAAAAAGTCTGCATGAAGGGATTCCGGGGGCATCGTGGATCGATCTCAACCGTACCGGGACACCGCTTCTGGAAATCGTTTCGGAACCCGATCTTCGTTCTTCCCGCGAGGCGGGAGACTATCTGAAAAAACTGCGATCCATTCTGCGCTATCTTCAGGTGTGCGACGGCAACATGGAAGAGGGATCGTTTCGTTGCGACGCCAACGTGTCGGTGCGACGCCGGGGAGAAACGCGGCTTGGAACGCGGACCGAACTTAAAAATCTTAATTCCATCCGCAATGTCATGCGTGCCATCGACTATGAGGCGGATCGGCAGATTGACCTGATCGAATCGGGGGGACGCATCGTTCAGGAAACCCGTCTCTGGGATGCCGGCCTCAATGCGTCGCGCCCCATGCGTGGCAAGGAGGAGGCGCACGATTACCGTTATTTCCCAGAGCCTGATCTGCCGCCTCTGTCGATCACCCGGGAGCGGATCGAGGCAATTGCCCGGCGGATGCCGGAACTGCCCGATGCCAAGGGGACCCGTTTCATCGCCGATTTCGGGCTGTCGGAGTACGATGCCGGGGTGTTGACCTCAAGCCGCGAAATGGCGATGTTCTTCGAGGAGACGGTTGCCCAGGGCGCGGCGCCGAAAACCGCCGCCAACTGGATTACGGTCGAACTCCTGGGCCGGCTCAACCGCGACGGTACGGAAATCGAGCAGTCACCCGTTTCGCCCGGGCGTCTGGGACGTTTGTTGCGCCTGATTCAAAACGGCGCCATTTCGGGAAAAATCGCCAAACAGGTGTTCGATCTCATGTTCGAAACCGATGCCGATCCCGAACGGATCGTGGCGGAACGGGGGCTGGAACAGGTCCGTGATTCGGGGGCGATCGAGGCAGCGGTCGTGAAGGTGCTGGCCGACAATCCGCTTCAGGTGCAACAGTACCGCGACGGAAAGACCAAGGTCGTGGGTTTCCTTGTCGGTCAGGTCATGAAGGCAACTCAGGGAAAGGCCAATCCTGCCGCGGTCAATGCCATTCTCAAGGCCAAACTCGAAGGATGA